ACGTCATTGGCGGTTACATGAAGGCCGATCAGCTTGGCGGGCCGATTCGGGTTGCACAACTCTCGGGGCAGATGGCAACCCTGGGTTTTGCAGCAGTGCTCCAATTCGCCGCCATACTTTCTGTTTCAATAGGGTTATTAAATTTGATGCCGGTCCCGGTACTTGATGGCGGGCATCTGATGTTCTATGCGATTGAAGCCGTAAGGGGAAAACCTTTGGGTGCACGGGCGCAGGATATCGCTTTCCGGATTGGATTTGCGATGGTGCTCTCGCTCATGGTGTTTGCGACCTGGAACGATATTAGTTCCAGAATAGGCTAGTGGGGCGACGAGAGGAAAATTACGATTTATTTACGATGTTTCAAAGCTGTAGTGGCGAATGGGCCACGCTTTGAAATGAAGTAAACAGAAATTAACGTGCTCCCTTGCTTGTATGTCAAAAGCGGGTAAAACGACACACGTGGCCGGAATCGGGTTCGCTCGGGGCTGGGGACGATTGAAAAAAGGTAAGAAGTGAAATGAAGGCTGGTTCAAAATTTTTGAACGCAGTGTCGGCGGTAGCGCTGTCTGCAGGTGTTGTTGCGTCGGGCGCTGGTGTGATCACCCTTGCCTCTGCTTCTGTCGCTGAAGCAGCTGTTATTCAGCGGGTTGACGTTCGCGGTGCTGGACGCGTCGGCGAGACAGCCGTTCGGGACAATATCACGATCAAGCCCGGCAAGAGCTTCTCCGCCAGTGACATTGATGCTTCGGTGAAGCAGCTATATGCCACCGGATATTTCTCCGATGTCCACATTACCGTTTCGGGTAGCACGCTGGTTGTATCGGTCAGCGAAAACAAGCTCATCAATGCCGTGGTCTTCAACGGCAACCGCAAGATCAAGGACGACAAGCTTCAGGGCATCGTCCAGACGCACGCTGCCGGCCCGTATAACGAGGCGACCGTTCAGGCTGACGTCAAGACCATCAAGGATGCCTATGCATCCATCGGTCGTAACGATGTGCAGGTGACGACGCAGACCGCCGAGGTCGCGCCGGGCCGTCTGAACGTGGCTTTCGTCATCAACGAAGGCGAGCGTACCAAGATCGATAAGATCAATTTCTCGGGCAACCAGGCCTATGGCAGCGGTCGCCTTGCTTCGGTCATCGGCACGAAGAAGAGCAACTTCCTGTCGTTCCTGACGCGCAAGGACGTCTACAGCCCCGAGCGTCTGCAGGCCGACCAGGATCAGCTGCGTCAGTTCTACTACAATCACGGTTATGCCGACTTCCGCGTTGTCAGTGCCGATGCGACGCTGAACGAGCAAAGCAACGAGTACACGCTGAATTTCAACGTCGATGAAGGTCCGCGTTATACCTACGGCGATATCAACGTCATCTCGACCGTCGAAGGTATCAATGCCGACGAGCTGAAAGGTCTTGTCATCACTCACAAGGGCGATGTCTACAGCGCCAAGGATATCCAGACTTCGATCGAGAACATTTCCAAGCGCGTCGCGGCTGCCGGCTATCCGTTCGCCCGCATCACGCCGCGCGGCAACCGCGATCTGTCCGGCCACACCATCGGCATCGAATATCTGGTCGACCAGGGTGAGCGCGCCTATGTCGAGCGTATCGAAATCCGTGGCAACACCCGCACGCGCGACTACGTCATCCGCCGCGAGTTCGACCTGAACGAGGGCGATGCCTTCAACCAGGAAATGATCACGCGCGCGAAGCGCCGCCTCGACGCGCTCGGCTATTTCACCAAGGTCGATATCTCGACGGCTCAGGGCAGTGCTCCGGACCGCGTCATCGTCATCGTCAACGTCGAAGACCAGCCGACGGGCTCCTTCGGTATCGGTGCCGGTTACGCCGTCGGCAACAATGGCGGCCTGCTTCTGGAAGCTTCGGTTGAAGAAAAGAACTTCCTCGGTCGCGGTCAGTACATCCGTCTCGCCGCAGGTGCCGGTACGGAAGGCAATCGTACCTACAACATCTCGTTCACCGAGCCTTATTTCCTCGGTTATCGTCTGGCTGCCGGTTTCGATATCTTCAAGAACCAGACGTCGAGCGACGATTACTACGATTATTCGGAAGAAGGCTTCTCGCTGCGCGTCACCGCGCCGATCACCGAGAACCTGGCAACGACCCTGCGCTACAACTACAAGCGCCTGACTTATGACGGCACGAACGATTGGCAGAACAATCTTTCGGCTCCGTATCTCAACCTCGTTGAGAATGGCCCGTGGGTGCAGTCGACGGTTTCGCAGACCTTCACCTATAACACGCTGGACGATCAGAACCTTCCGCGTGAAGGCATCATCGCCAAGTTCACGCATGAGTTTGCGGGTCTCGGCGGCGACTCCGACTTCTACAAGTTGAGCGGTAAGGCTCGTTACTACCAGATGATCAGCGACGAAGCAGATATCATCGGCTCGCTGACGGTGGGTGCCGGCTACGTGATGCCGACGAATGGCAAGCTGAACGTCTTCGATCAGTTCACGCTCGGCGGCCGTGAAATCCGCGGTTTCGAGAATGCTGGTATCGGTCCGCGTTCGTCTCATGGCGATCCGCTCGGTGGTACGACCTATTTCACCGCTTCGGCTGAAGCGAGCATGCCGATGCCGGGCGTTCCCCAGGATATCGGTCTGCGTATCGCAGCTTTCGCCGACGCAGGCACGCTCTATGGCAACAAGGCGAATCTCTTCGGCGATACGCTTCACAATGACAGTTCGATCCGCGCATCGCTCGGTGCCGGTCTGATCTGGTCGTCGCCGTTCGGTGTCATCCGCGTTGACTACGCCGTGCCGGTCTTGAAGGAAGATTACGACAAGACTGAGAATTTCCGGTTTGGCATCGCCAACCAGTTCTGATATCGGCAGTCCAGAACTGCGGGCTTGAACACCGTTCTGGAGCTGGTGCTTATGGAACATACTGGTTTTTTCCCGCCCCATGGTGGCGTCAGCTTGAAACAACTGGCTGAGCATCTTGGGGCGGAACTGGCTGATGCGGCCTCTTCGGAGGTCGTCATCAGATCTATCGCTCCCGTCTATCGGGCAGGCGAAGGCGACATTTGTTATATCCTTTCCCGGAAGAATCGCGCTGAGCTGGAGACCTGCAAGGCTTCGGCTATCATTTGTCTTCCGGCGCTGAAATCCTTCGTTCCCGATCATATTCCGGTCCTTCTGTCGAAGAAGCCGCATACGGATTTCGCGATAGCTGGTGCATTGCTGCATCCTCAAGCCATGCGGCCGGTTACGTTCACCGCGAATCCGGCGACGATTTCACCCGCTGCGACCATCGATGCGACCGCTAAGCTGGAGGCCAATATCGGCATCGAGCCCGGTGCGATCATCGGCCCTGGTGCGGAGATCGGCGAGGGGACCTATATCGGTCCTAACGCCCTCATCGGGCCGGGTGTCAAGATCGGGCGCAATTGCAGCATCGGCGGCGGTGCGAGCGTGCTCTGCGCCTATATCGGCAATGGCGTCATCATCCACAATGGCACGCGCATCGGCCAGGACGGTTTTGGTTATGCGCCCGGACCGCGCGGCATGGTCAAGATCGTGCAGATCGGCCGCGTCATCATCCAGGACAATGTAGAGATTGGCGCCAATACGACGATCGATCGCGGCACGATGGATGATACCGTGATCGGCGAAGGCACGAAGATCGACAATCAGGTCCAGATCGGACATAACGTCCGCATCGGTCGTCACTGTGCTATCGTCAGCCAGGTCGGCATTGCTGGCAGCACGGTGATCGGCGATGGCGTGCAGATTGGCGGGCAGGCGGGCCTCAACGGGCATATCCACATCGGCGACGGCGTGCAGATCGGTGCCAAGAGCGGCGTGATGAACAGCATCCCGGCGGGCGAGCGCTATGCGGGTCTCCCTGCGCGGCCGCTATGGGATTTTCTAAGGGAATCGGCGGAGATCGCGAAGCGGTCAGGAGCCAGAGACAAGAAAGACGGGAGTGCGGAGCATGACTGAGGAAGCCAAGACGTCGCTGTCGTCGGCTGACATCATTGAAATTATGAAGCTTTTGCCGCATCGCTATCCCTTCTTGATGGTGGACAAGATCATCGAGATCGATAGCGATAATTCCGCGATCGGCATCAAGAACGTAACGGCGAACGAGCCGCAATTTACCGGACATTTCCCGGAGTCGCCGATCATGCCGGGCGTGTTGCTCATTGAGGGAATGGCGCAAACGGCCGGTGCGATCTGCGCCCGCAAGGACGGCATCGGCGGTAACCTTGTTTACTTCATGACGATCGACAACGCCCGCTTCCGCAGGCCGGTCGTCCCGGGCGACCGTGTCGAATTCCACGTCGTCAAGCAGAAGCAGCGTGGGACCATCTGGAAGTTCCATTGCGATGCCAAGGTCGACGGTTCGCTGGTCGCGGAGGCCGACATCGGTGCGATGATCGTACGGAAGGATCAGGAACAGGCATGAGCAGCATCGCAAAGAGCGCCCGCATCCATAAGCTGGCGGTTGTCGAAGACGGCGCGGTCATCGGCGAGAATGTTGTTGTCGGCCCGTTCTGCTATGTCGGCCCCAAGGTTGTGCTGCATGACGATATTCAGTTGCTCAACAATGCCGTCGTGACCGGTCGTACGACAATTGGCAAGGGAACGAAAATTTTTCCGATGGCTGTTGTCGGTGGTGATCCGCAGAGCGTTCATCATCATGGCGAGGAAACGACGCTTGATGTCGGCGAGAACTGCACGATCCGCGAAGGCGTGACGATCAATACCGGTACGGCCGATTACGGCGGCAGGACGATCGTCGGCAACAACAACCTTTTCCTTGCCAACTCGCATGTCGCTCACGACTGCCGCGTCGGCAACAATGTCATCATGTCGAATAACGTCATGCTGGCCGGACATGTCACCATCGAGGATCGCGCCATTCTTGGCGGCGGCTGCGCGGTGCACCAGTTCACCCGTATCGGCCGCCAGGCCTTCATTGGTGGTCTTACGGCTGCGAGCTACGATGTCATTCCCTATGGCATGCTGAACGGAAATCCGGGCGTGCTATCCGGGCTGAATGTCGTCGGCATGACGCGCGCGGGTATAGATCGCGCTGTCATTCATCGGGTTCGACGCGCTTACAAGAGCATCTTCGAGGCCGAAGGTTCGGTTCGCGATAATGCAGCCTCCATCCGTGATGAATATGCGGACTGCAAGGAAGCGATGGAAATTCTCGATTTCATCGCTGCCGATAGCGATCGCGCACTGTCGTCGCCCAATCGCGGCAAGGCCTGAGGTGGTTTCAACCGGCCAAAACGAAAAGGGCAGGCTGGCGATCATCGCGGGTAGCGGCCTTTTGCCGGTGTATGTTGCTGATGCCGCTCGGCAGGCCGGTGAAAACCCCGTCATCATCGCTTTAACTGACGAGGCGGACCGCGATTGGTCCGCCTTCGATCACGCCAATCTCGGTGTCGGCAATTTTGCCGGTCTCGAATCAATGTTCCGCAGACATGGCGTCGATCGCGTCGTCATGTCGGGCGGTGTTGCGCGACGCCCCTCATGGCGGCAGGTGCATCCGACCTGGCGTGTCATCAAGGAACTACCCTCCACCATCCGCACGCTTCTTTCGGGCGGCGATAATGCCGTCCTGCAGATGGTCATTCGCCTGATCGAAGCCGGCGGTGTTCGCGTCGTTGGCGCGCATGAAATCGCGCCCGACCTTTTGGCGACGACCGGGCCGCTTGGAAAATTCTCGCCAGCGGAAGAGGATCTGCGCGATATTGCACAGGGTGCGAAGGCGGCCCATGCGCTGGGATTTCTGGATGTGGGGCAGGGTGCGGTCAGCGTCGGCGGCCGTGTCGTTGCGCTTGAAGGCGCTGAAGGCACGGACAAGATGATCGAGCGGGTTGCCGAACTGCGCGCGGCTGGGCGCATTTCCACCCGTCGGCGCGGTGTGCTGGTCAAGCTGTGCAAGCCGCAGCAGGATATACGCGCAGATCTACCATCGATCGGCGTGTCTACGGTGTCAAACGCCAAGAAGGCGGGGCTGGCTGGTGTCGCCGTCGAAGCTGGCAGGGCTTTGATCCTCGACCGTCAGGCTGTTATTGCTGCTGCCGACGAGGCCGGCATTTTTGTCTGCGGCATTGATCGTGGCCTCAGCGCGGAGGGCTTCATGTGAGCAGCGCGCCTTTGAAGCTTGCCGTCGTTGCCGGAGAAGTCTCCGGCGATCTGCTGGGTGGCGATCTGGTCGCAGCCTTGAAGCGCCATAATGGTCCGGTCGAGCTGATAGGTGTCGGCGGCGAGGCGTTGGAGGCACAAGGTCTGCGCTCGCTCTTCGATTACTCCGAGCTCTCGATCATGGGCTTCATTCAGGTCATCAAGCGCCTGCCAAAGCTACTGGCCCGCATCCGGCAGACGGCAGATGCGATCATTGCTGCAAAGCCGGATGTGCTTGTGATCATCGATAGCCCCGATTTTACGCATCGCGTTGCCAAGCGGGTACGCAAGGTGCTGCCGGATCTGCCAATCATTGATTACGTCTCCCCCAGTGTCTGGGCATGGAAGGAATATCGCGCGCAGAAGATGCTCGCCTATGTCGACCATGTGTTGGCCGTATTGCCCTTCGAGCCTGCTGCTATGGAGCGCCTGGGCGGCCCCGCAACCACCTATGTCGGCCACCGCCTGACGGTCGATGCTAATCTGCTGGAAACTCGCCGTCAGCGCGCCTTGCGCGGTTTGGCAGTCCCCGATGCGCAAAAGAGGATCTTGCTTCTGCCCGGATCTCGTGCATCGGAGATTCGGCAGCTGCTCCCGGTTTTTGAGCAGGCTATCGAAGAACTTAGCCGGAGAAATAGTAATCTTCGTTTTCTACTGCCGACAGTGCCGAAACAGGAGGCGCTGGTTCGCTCGCTGACGGAAAAATGGCAGGTCAAGCCGGATATATTTGTCGGGCAGGGTGCCAAGTGGAGCGCCTTTGCCGAGGCCGATGCTGCCATGGCAGCCTCCGGAACCGTGATCCTGGAATTGGGCCTAGCCGGGGTTCCGGTGGTTTCGACCTATAAGACCGAGTGGCTGGCGAAATTCGTGCTGTCGCGGATCAAGATCTGGACGGCCGCCTTGCCGAACCTCATCGCCGACTATGCTGTACTGCCGGAGCTCATCAATGATGTTCTGCGGCCGGGAATGTTGGCCCGCTATATGGAGCGGCTGGCGAGCGAGACGCCGGAGCGTGCGGCGATGTTGGCGGGTTACGATCTGGTCTGGGAGCGAATGCAGACCAAGGAGCCGCCCGGTGATAAGGCGGCGCAGATTGTTCTGGACGTTCTAGCCCATAAAAAAACCGGTCATCTCTGACCGGTTTTTTTGTTTCAATACCGAAGCTTAGCGCTTGGAAACAGGCACATATTCGCGCAGCGGAGCGCCGGTGTAGAGCTGACGCGGACGGCCGATGCGCTGATGCGGATCCTCGATCATTTCGTTCCACTGAGCGATCCAGCCGACGGTGCGGGCAAGAGCGAAGAGAACCGTAAACATGGTCGTGGGGAAGCCGAGAGCCTTCAGCGTGATGCCGGAATAGAAATCGACGTTCGGATACAGCTTCTTTTCGATGAAGTATTCATCGGTCAGAGCGATGCGC
The Rhizobium sp. 11515TR DNA segment above includes these coding regions:
- the bamA gene encoding outer membrane protein assembly factor BamA gives rise to the protein MKAGSKFLNAVSAVALSAGVVASGAGVITLASASVAEAAVIQRVDVRGAGRVGETAVRDNITIKPGKSFSASDIDASVKQLYATGYFSDVHITVSGSTLVVSVSENKLINAVVFNGNRKIKDDKLQGIVQTHAAGPYNEATVQADVKTIKDAYASIGRNDVQVTTQTAEVAPGRLNVAFVINEGERTKIDKINFSGNQAYGSGRLASVIGTKKSNFLSFLTRKDVYSPERLQADQDQLRQFYYNHGYADFRVVSADATLNEQSNEYTLNFNVDEGPRYTYGDINVISTVEGINADELKGLVITHKGDVYSAKDIQTSIENISKRVAAAGYPFARITPRGNRDLSGHTIGIEYLVDQGERAYVERIEIRGNTRTRDYVIRREFDLNEGDAFNQEMITRAKRRLDALGYFTKVDISTAQGSAPDRVIVIVNVEDQPTGSFGIGAGYAVGNNGGLLLEASVEEKNFLGRGQYIRLAAGAGTEGNRTYNISFTEPYFLGYRLAAGFDIFKNQTSSDDYYDYSEEGFSLRVTAPITENLATTLRYNYKRLTYDGTNDWQNNLSAPYLNLVENGPWVQSTVSQTFTYNTLDDQNLPREGIIAKFTHEFAGLGGDSDFYKLSGKARYYQMISDEADIIGSLTVGAGYVMPTNGKLNVFDQFTLGGREIRGFENAGIGPRSSHGDPLGGTTYFTASAEASMPMPGVPQDIGLRIAAFADAGTLYGNKANLFGDTLHNDSSIRASLGAGLIWSSPFGVIRVDYAVPVLKEDYDKTENFRFGIANQF
- the lpxD gene encoding UDP-3-O-(3-hydroxymyristoyl)glucosamine N-acyltransferase, whose protein sequence is MEHTGFFPPHGGVSLKQLAEHLGAELADAASSEVVIRSIAPVYRAGEGDICYILSRKNRAELETCKASAIICLPALKSFVPDHIPVLLSKKPHTDFAIAGALLHPQAMRPVTFTANPATISPAATIDATAKLEANIGIEPGAIIGPGAEIGEGTYIGPNALIGPGVKIGRNCSIGGGASVLCAYIGNGVIIHNGTRIGQDGFGYAPGPRGMVKIVQIGRVIIQDNVEIGANTTIDRGTMDDTVIGEGTKIDNQVQIGHNVRIGRHCAIVSQVGIAGSTVIGDGVQIGGQAGLNGHIHIGDGVQIGAKSGVMNSIPAGERYAGLPARPLWDFLRESAEIAKRSGARDKKDGSAEHD
- the fabZ gene encoding 3-hydroxyacyl-ACP dehydratase FabZ → MTEEAKTSLSSADIIEIMKLLPHRYPFLMVDKIIEIDSDNSAIGIKNVTANEPQFTGHFPESPIMPGVLLIEGMAQTAGAICARKDGIGGNLVYFMTIDNARFRRPVVPGDRVEFHVVKQKQRGTIWKFHCDAKVDGSLVAEADIGAMIVRKDQEQA
- the lpxA gene encoding acyl-ACP--UDP-N-acetylglucosamine O-acyltransferase; this encodes MSSIAKSARIHKLAVVEDGAVIGENVVVGPFCYVGPKVVLHDDIQLLNNAVVTGRTTIGKGTKIFPMAVVGGDPQSVHHHGEETTLDVGENCTIREGVTINTGTADYGGRTIVGNNNLFLANSHVAHDCRVGNNVIMSNNVMLAGHVTIEDRAILGGGCAVHQFTRIGRQAFIGGLTAASYDVIPYGMLNGNPGVLSGLNVVGMTRAGIDRAVIHRVRRAYKSIFEAEGSVRDNAASIRDEYADCKEAMEILDFIAADSDRALSSPNRGKA
- a CDS encoding LpxI family protein, encoding MVSTGQNEKGRLAIIAGSGLLPVYVADAARQAGENPVIIALTDEADRDWSAFDHANLGVGNFAGLESMFRRHGVDRVVMSGGVARRPSWRQVHPTWRVIKELPSTIRTLLSGGDNAVLQMVIRLIEAGGVRVVGAHEIAPDLLATTGPLGKFSPAEEDLRDIAQGAKAAHALGFLDVGQGAVSVGGRVVALEGAEGTDKMIERVAELRAAGRISTRRRGVLVKLCKPQQDIRADLPSIGVSTVSNAKKAGLAGVAVEAGRALILDRQAVIAAADEAGIFVCGIDRGLSAEGFM
- the lpxB gene encoding lipid-A-disaccharide synthase; protein product: MSSAPLKLAVVAGEVSGDLLGGDLVAALKRHNGPVELIGVGGEALEAQGLRSLFDYSELSIMGFIQVIKRLPKLLARIRQTADAIIAAKPDVLVIIDSPDFTHRVAKRVRKVLPDLPIIDYVSPSVWAWKEYRAQKMLAYVDHVLAVLPFEPAAMERLGGPATTYVGHRLTVDANLLETRRQRALRGLAVPDAQKRILLLPGSRASEIRQLLPVFEQAIEELSRRNSNLRFLLPTVPKQEALVRSLTEKWQVKPDIFVGQGAKWSAFAEADAAMAASGTVILELGLAGVPVVSTYKTEWLAKFVLSRIKIWTAALPNLIADYAVLPELINDVLRPGMLARYMERLASETPERAAMLAGYDLVWERMQTKEPPGDKAAQIVLDVLAHKKTGHL